A portion of the Mycobacterium paraseoulense genome contains these proteins:
- the sthA gene encoding Si-specific NAD(P)(+) transhydrogenase encodes MSSAQEYDMVVIGSGPGGQKAAIASAKLGKSVAIVERGQMLGGVCVQTGTIPSKTLREAVLYLTGMSQRELYGASYRVKEKITPADLLARTQHVIGKEVDVVRNQLMRNRIDLLLGHGRFVDPHTIEVEDPSRREKLLVSGKYIVIATGTRPARPSGVEFDEERVLDSDGILDLKSLPASMVVVGAGVIGIEYASMFAALGTKVTVVEKRGDMLDFCDPEVVEALKFHLRDLAVTFRFGEEVTAVDVGSAGTVTTLASGKQIPAETVMYSAGRQGQTDHLDLHNAELEADNRGRIFVDDFFQTKVPHIYAVGDVIGFPALAATSMEQGRLAAYHAFGEACEGITELQPIGIYSIPEVSYVGATEVELTKNAIPYEVGVARYRELARGQIAGDSYGMLKLLVSTDDLKLLGVHIFGTSATEMVHIGQAVMGCGGTVEYLVDAVFNYPTFSEAYKVAALDVMNKVRALNQFRR; translated from the coding sequence ATGAGTTCGGCGCAAGAGTACGACATGGTAGTCATCGGCTCGGGCCCCGGCGGGCAGAAGGCAGCCATCGCCTCGGCCAAGCTCGGCAAGTCCGTGGCGATCGTCGAACGTGGCCAGATGCTCGGCGGTGTATGCGTCCAGACCGGCACCATCCCGTCAAAGACGTTGCGCGAGGCCGTCCTTTACCTGACCGGGATGAGCCAGCGCGAACTGTACGGCGCGAGCTACCGCGTCAAAGAAAAGATCACCCCGGCCGACCTGCTGGCCCGCACCCAGCATGTCATCGGCAAGGAAGTCGACGTGGTGCGCAACCAGTTGATGCGCAACCGCATCGACCTGTTGTTGGGCCACGGGCGGTTCGTCGACCCGCACACCATCGAGGTCGAAGACCCCTCCCGGCGCGAAAAGCTATTAGTCAGCGGCAAATACATCGTCATCGCCACCGGCACCCGGCCGGCGCGACCGTCCGGCGTCGAGTTCGACGAGGAGCGGGTGCTCGACTCCGACGGGATCCTCGACCTCAAATCGCTGCCCGCGTCGATGGTGGTGGTCGGCGCGGGGGTGATCGGCATCGAGTACGCCTCGATGTTCGCCGCGCTGGGCACCAAGGTCACCGTCGTGGAGAAGCGGGGCGACATGCTGGACTTCTGCGACCCCGAGGTCGTGGAGGCGCTGAAGTTCCACCTGCGCGACCTGGCGGTGACGTTCCGATTCGGCGAGGAGGTGACCGCGGTCGACGTCGGCTCGGCGGGGACCGTCACCACCTTGGCCAGCGGCAAGCAGATTCCCGCGGAGACGGTGATGTACTCGGCCGGGCGGCAGGGCCAGACCGACCACCTGGATCTGCACAACGCCGAGCTGGAGGCCGACAACCGCGGCCGGATCTTCGTCGACGACTTCTTCCAGACCAAGGTGCCCCACATCTACGCCGTCGGCGACGTGATCGGGTTCCCGGCGCTGGCCGCGACCTCGATGGAACAGGGCCGGCTGGCGGCCTACCACGCCTTCGGCGAAGCGTGCGAGGGCATCACCGAGCTGCAGCCGATCGGCATCTACTCCATCCCCGAGGTGTCCTACGTCGGGGCGACCGAGGTCGAGCTCACCAAAAACGCGATCCCCTACGAGGTGGGGGTGGCCCGCTACCGCGAGCTGGCGCGCGGCCAGATCGCCGGCGACTCCTACGGGATGCTCAAGCTGCTGGTGTCCACCGACGATCTCAAGCTGCTGGGCGTGCACATCTTCGGCACCAGCGCCACCGAGATGGTGCACATCGGGCAGGCCGTCATGGGCTGCGGCGGCACGGTCGAATACCTGGTGGACGCCGTGTTCAACTACCCGACTTTTTCCGAGGCCTACAAGGTGGCGGCGCTCGACGTGATGAACAAGGTGCGCGCGCTCAACCAGTTCCGCCGCTAA
- a CDS encoding metal-dependent transcriptional regulator produces MNDLVDTTEMYLRTIYDLEEEGVTPLRARIAERLDQSGPTVSQTVSRMERDGLLHVAGDRHLELTDKGRALAIAVMRKHRLAERLLVDVIGVPWEEVHAEACRWEHVMSEDVERRLVKVLNHPTTSPFGNPIPGLLDLGVDPESGAEDANLVRLTELPPGSPVAVVVRQLTEHVQGDIDLITRLKDAGVVPNARVTVETGPAGVTIVIPGHENVTLPHEMAHAVKVEKV; encoded by the coding sequence ATGAACGACCTGGTTGACACCACCGAGATGTACTTGCGGACCATCTACGACCTCGAAGAAGAGGGCGTCACGCCGCTGCGTGCGCGCATCGCCGAGCGGCTCGACCAGAGTGGGCCGACTGTCAGCCAAACCGTGTCCCGCATGGAGCGCGACGGGCTGCTCCACGTCGCCGGCGACCGCCACCTCGAGCTCACCGACAAGGGCCGGGCGCTGGCCATCGCCGTGATGCGCAAGCACCGCCTCGCCGAACGACTGCTCGTCGACGTCATCGGGGTGCCCTGGGAGGAAGTGCACGCCGAGGCGTGCCGGTGGGAGCACGTGATGAGCGAGGACGTGGAGCGGCGGCTGGTGAAGGTGCTCAACCACCCGACCACCTCCCCCTTCGGCAACCCGATTCCGGGACTGCTGGACCTGGGCGTGGACCCCGAATCCGGCGCCGAGGACGCCAACCTCGTCCGGCTGACCGAATTGCCGCCCGGCTCGCCGGTGGCCGTGGTCGTCCGCCAGCTGACCGAGCACGTGCAAGGCGACATCGACCTGATCACCCGCCTGAAGGACGCCGGCGTCGTCCCCAACGCCCGGGTGACCGTCGAGACCGGCCCCGCCGGGGTCACCATCGTCATCCCGGGCCACGAGAACGTCACGCTGCCGCACGAGATGGCGCACGCCGTCAAGGTCGAGAAAGTCTGA
- a CDS encoding PhzF family phenazine biosynthesis protein: MGIDVTVLRVFTDQDGNFGNPLGVVDARQVGPADRQRLATQLGYSETVFVDVPAAGSTTAHASIYTPLIQIAFAGHPTVGAAWWLREHGTPINTLQVSAGLVQVSYAAERTGISARSEWAPEVGLHEFGSADELLAADPGDFPDDTAHYLWAWTDQATGSLRARMFAANLGVREDEATGSAAMRITDYLSRDLHVTQGKGSIIETTWNAEGWVGVAGRVVNDGVRHLN; encoded by the coding sequence ATGGGTATCGACGTCACCGTGTTGCGGGTGTTCACCGATCAAGACGGGAATTTCGGCAATCCACTCGGCGTCGTGGATGCCCGCCAGGTGGGACCGGCCGACCGGCAACGGCTGGCCACTCAATTGGGATACAGCGAAACGGTTTTCGTCGACGTTCCCGCCGCCGGGTCAACCACGGCACACGCCAGCATCTACACCCCGCTGATCCAGATCGCGTTCGCCGGACACCCGACCGTCGGTGCGGCGTGGTGGCTGCGGGAGCACGGGACGCCGATCAACACGCTGCAGGTGTCGGCGGGGCTTGTGCAGGTGAGCTACGCCGCCGAGCGCACCGGAATCAGCGCCCGCTCGGAGTGGGCGCCCGAGGTCGGCCTCCACGAATTCGGTTCGGCCGACGAGCTTCTCGCCGCCGACCCGGGAGACTTTCCCGACGACACGGCGCACTACCTGTGGGCCTGGACCGACCAGGCCACCGGATCGCTGCGCGCCCGCATGTTCGCCGCGAATCTCGGAGTGCGGGAAGACGAGGCGACCGGCTCGGCCGCGATGCGCATCACCGACTACCTCAGCCGCGACCTCCACGTCACCCAGGGCAAGGGATCGATCATCGAAACCACGTGGAACGCCGAGGGCTGGGTGGGGGTGGCGGGACGCGTCGTCAATGACGGTGTGCGGCATCTGAACTGA
- a CDS encoding DUF4192 domain-containing protein, whose translation MTTHRPDFKLNRPGALIAALPAVLGFVPENSLVVVSLDGGDLGAVMRVDLSDELAARVGHLADVAAAARPDAAIAVIVDAEGAHCPGCNDEYRQLCDALAKSLSQHDIELWAAHVVDRVALGGRWHCVDGCGSSGLVDDPSASPLAAAAVLDGRRLYARRADLQAVIAVEDIARSAELTGVIDRQATRRATAHRANPGRCARSDVRHAMAAATRVAAGEALSETQLAKLACALTDAQVRDILYALAVGENAGAAESLWALLARTLPAPWRAEALALLAFSAYARGDGPLAGVSLEAALRCEPEHRMAGMLDTALQSGLRPEDIRELALTGYRLAKELGVRIPPRRAFGRRAC comes from the coding sequence ATGACGACGCATCGACCTGACTTCAAACTGAATCGTCCCGGCGCACTGATCGCCGCGCTGCCGGCCGTTCTCGGCTTTGTTCCCGAAAATTCATTGGTAGTGGTGTCTTTGGATGGCGGTGACCTCGGGGCGGTGATGCGGGTCGACCTGTCCGACGAGCTCGCCGCCCGAGTCGGCCACCTGGCCGATGTCGCCGCCGCGGCCCGGCCCGACGCCGCCATCGCGGTGATCGTCGACGCGGAGGGTGCGCACTGTCCGGGGTGCAACGACGAATACCGGCAGCTGTGTGACGCGCTGGCAAAGTCATTGTCGCAACACGACATCGAGCTGTGGGCCGCGCACGTGGTCGACCGGGTCGCGCTCGGCGGGCGCTGGCATTGTGTGGACGGCTGCGGTTCGAGCGGCCTGGTCGACGATCCCTCGGCGTCGCCGCTGGCGGCCGCGGCGGTGCTCGACGGCCGGCGGCTCTACGCGCGGCGCGCCGACCTGCAGGCCGTCATCGCCGTCGAGGACATCGCGCGGAGCGCCGAGCTGACCGGCGTGATCGACCGGCAGGCGACCAGGCGCGCGACGGCCCACCGCGCCAACCCGGGCCGCTGCGCGCGAAGCGACGTCAGGCACGCCATGGCGGCGGCCACGCGGGTGGCCGCCGGCGAGGCGCTGTCGGAGACCCAGCTGGCGAAGCTGGCCTGCGCGCTGACCGACGCGCAGGTGCGCGACATCCTCTACGCCCTGGCGGTCGGCGAGAACGCCGGGGCGGCGGAGTCGTTGTGGGCGTTGCTGGCGCGCACCCTGCCCGCGCCCTGGCGGGCCGAGGCGCTGGCGCTGCTGGCGTTCAGCGCCTACGCCCGCGGCGACGGTCCGCTGGCCGGGGTATCGCTGGAGGCCGCGTTGCGCTGCGAGCCCGAGCACCGGATGGCGGGCATGCTGGACACGGCGTTGCAGTCGGGGCTGCGGCCCGAGGACATCCGGGAACTGGCGCTCACCGGCTACCGACTGGCCAAAGAGCTCGGTGTGCGGATACCGCCACGGCGGGCGTTCGGCCGCCGGGCATGTTGA
- the nrdR gene encoding transcriptional regulator NrdR: MHCPFCRHPDSRVIDSRETDEGQAIRRRRSCPECGRRFTTVETAVLAVVKRSGVTEPFSREKVISGVRRACQGRQVDDDALNLLAQQVEDAVRAAGSPEVASHEVGLAILGPLRDLDEVAYLRFASVYRSFESADDFEREIQALREHRQVTTPS, encoded by the coding sequence ATGCATTGCCCGTTCTGCCGTCATCCCGATTCCCGGGTGATCGACTCGAGGGAAACCGATGAGGGGCAGGCCATCCGGCGCCGCCGATCGTGCCCCGAGTGCGGACGGCGTTTCACCACCGTGGAGACCGCGGTGCTGGCCGTGGTCAAACGCAGCGGAGTCACCGAGCCCTTCAGCAGGGAGAAGGTCATCAGCGGTGTCCGCCGGGCCTGCCAGGGCCGGCAGGTGGACGACGACGCGCTGAACCTGCTCGCCCAACAGGTCGAGGACGCCGTGCGCGCCGCGGGGTCCCCGGAGGTCGCGAGCCACGAGGTCGGGCTGGCCATCCTCGGTCCGCTGCGCGACCTCGACGAGGTGGCCTACCTGCGGTTCGCTTCGGTGTATCGCTCGTTTGAGTCCGCGGACGATTTCGAGCGCGAGATTCAGGCGCTGCGCGAACACCGCCAGGTCACCACCCCGAGCTGA
- a CDS encoding trypsin-like serine peptidase: MMKPMRVPTVMLCLVVAVATSVTSCKRPPGDHASAPPAAPPRSSAPVQRLGQPQQKAVAGPVDPDKRVGAIFIDGGPLHVCTGSVVHSAGGNLMITAAHCLAGASKITFVPGFAGDAPPAPADVWKADAVYLDPRWTASKDPNADYAIARLSNDAGDSVESRTGLALTLGTTPPPGSHVTVMGYPAGVGGAPIGCQASTSLTEGGFPSFPCEGLVDGTSGAPWVSGTTVTGVIGGFERGGCAANVSYSAPFDAQTAQLLTRADAGGPGDPVPGELDDSC, encoded by the coding sequence ATGATGAAACCGATGCGCGTACCGACCGTGATGCTGTGCCTGGTGGTCGCCGTGGCGACGTCAGTGACGTCGTGCAAGCGGCCGCCGGGCGATCATGCGTCGGCCCCGCCGGCCGCGCCTCCGCGGAGCAGCGCGCCGGTGCAGCGGCTCGGTCAGCCGCAGCAGAAGGCGGTGGCGGGGCCGGTGGACCCCGACAAGCGCGTCGGCGCGATCTTCATCGACGGCGGCCCGCTGCACGTGTGCACGGGCTCGGTCGTGCATTCGGCGGGCGGCAACCTGATGATCACCGCTGCGCACTGCCTGGCCGGGGCCTCCAAGATCACCTTCGTGCCCGGCTTCGCCGGCGACGCGCCCCCGGCTCCGGCCGACGTGTGGAAGGCCGACGCCGTTTATCTCGACCCCCGCTGGACCGCCAGCAAGGACCCCAACGCGGACTATGCAATCGCGCGGCTGAGCAACGACGCCGGGGACTCGGTCGAGTCAAGGACCGGCCTGGCGTTGACGCTGGGCACGACGCCGCCGCCGGGTAGCCACGTCACCGTGATGGGCTATCCGGCCGGCGTGGGCGGTGCGCCCATCGGGTGTCAGGCCAGCACGTCGTTGACCGAGGGCGGGTTCCCCTCGTTTCCGTGCGAGGGGCTGGTGGACGGCACCAGCGGCGCGCCCTGGGTCAGCGGCACCACGGTCACCGGGGTGATCGGTGGTTTCGAGCGCGGCGGGTGCGCCGCGAACGTGTCGTATTCGGCCCCGTTCGATGCGCAGACCGCGCAGCTGCTGACCCGCGCGGACGCCGGCGGGCCCGGCGACCCGGTTCCGGGCGAACTCGACGACAGCTGTTAG
- a CDS encoding peroxynitrite isomerase has protein sequence MPIDLHPDLAALAPLLGTWAGRGSGEYPTIQPFDYLEEVVFSHVGKPFLAYAQKTRAPADGKPLHAETGYLRAPQPGHVELVLAHPSGITEIEVGTYSVTGALVEIELSTTDVGLTPTAKEVTALGRSFRIDGDELSYSVRMGAVGQPLQHHLAAVLHRQG, from the coding sequence ATGCCTATCGACTTGCATCCCGACCTCGCGGCCCTGGCACCACTCCTCGGGACCTGGGCCGGCCGGGGGTCGGGCGAGTACCCGACAATCCAGCCCTTCGACTACCTGGAGGAAGTGGTCTTCTCCCACGTCGGCAAGCCGTTTCTGGCGTACGCGCAAAAGACCAGGGCGCCGGCCGACGGCAAGCCGTTGCACGCAGAGACCGGATACCTGCGCGCGCCGCAGCCCGGTCACGTCGAACTGGTCCTGGCCCATCCGAGCGGCATCACCGAGATCGAGGTGGGTACGTACTCGGTCACCGGTGCCCTGGTCGAAATCGAGCTCTCCACAACCGATGTCGGACTGACCCCGACCGCCAAAGAGGTGACCGCGCTGGGCCGTTCGTTCCGCATCGACGGCGACGAGCTCTCGTATTCGGTGCGGATGGGTGCGGTCGGGCAGCCGTTGCAGCACCACCTCGCCGCGGTCCTGCACCGGCAGGGCTGA
- the sigB gene encoding sigma-70 family RNA polymerase sigma factor SigB gives MTVQAEREVAMANASTSRFDGDLDAQSPAADLVRVYLNGIGKTALLNAAGEVELAKRIEAGLYAEHLLDTRKRLGENRRRDLEAVVRDGQAARRHLLEANLRLVVSLAKRYTGRGMPLLDLIQEGNLGLIRAMEKFDYTKGFKFSTYATWWIRQAITRGMADQSRTIRLPVHLVEQVNKLARIKREMHQNLGREATDEELAAESGIPVEKINDLLEHSRDPVSLDMPVGSEEEAPLGDFIEDAEAMSAENAVIAELLHTDIRSVLATLDEREHQVIRLRFGLDDGQPRTLDQIGKLFGLSRERVRQIERDVMSKLRHGERADRLRSYAS, from the coding sequence ATGACAGTACAAGCCGAACGGGAGGTCGCTATGGCGAACGCCAGCACGAGCAGATTTGACGGCGATCTGGATGCTCAAAGCCCCGCCGCTGACCTCGTGCGCGTGTATCTCAATGGCATCGGTAAGACGGCACTGCTGAACGCGGCGGGCGAAGTTGAACTGGCCAAGCGCATCGAGGCCGGGCTCTACGCCGAGCATCTGCTCGACACGCGTAAGCGCCTCGGCGAGAACCGCCGACGCGACCTCGAGGCCGTGGTGCGCGATGGCCAGGCCGCGCGCCGTCACCTGCTGGAAGCCAACCTGCGCCTGGTGGTGTCGCTGGCCAAGCGTTATACGGGTCGCGGCATGCCGTTGCTGGACCTGATCCAGGAGGGCAACCTGGGGCTGATCCGCGCGATGGAGAAGTTCGACTACACAAAGGGTTTCAAGTTCTCCACGTACGCGACGTGGTGGATCCGTCAGGCAATCACCCGCGGCATGGCCGACCAGAGCCGCACCATCCGCCTGCCCGTCCACCTGGTCGAGCAGGTCAACAAGCTGGCGCGGATCAAACGGGAGATGCACCAGAACCTCGGCCGCGAGGCCACCGACGAGGAACTGGCGGCCGAATCCGGCATCCCGGTCGAGAAGATCAACGACCTGCTCGAGCACAGCCGCGACCCGGTGAGCCTGGACATGCCGGTCGGCTCCGAAGAGGAAGCACCGCTGGGCGATTTCATCGAGGACGCCGAGGCCATGTCCGCCGAGAACGCGGTGATCGCCGAGCTGCTGCACACCGACATCCGCAGCGTGCTCGCCACTCTCGACGAGCGCGAGCACCAGGTGATCCGGCTGCGCTTCGGCCTGGACGACGGCCAGCCACGAACCCTGGACCAGATCGGCAAGCTGTTCGGCCTCTCGCGTGAGCGGGTCCGACAAATCGAACGGGACGTAATGTCCAAACTCCGCCACGGCGAGCGCGCCGACCGGCTACGGTCGTACGCAAGCTGA
- a CDS encoding proteasome assembly chaperone family protein, whose translation MAHDEDPQEPDYQPGQAGMYELELPAPQLSTSDGRGPVLVHALEGFSDAGHAIRLASSHLKAALDTELVASFAIDELLDYRSRRPLMTFKTDHFTNYDEPELSLYALRDTIGTPFLLLAGMEPDLKWERFITAVRLLAERLGVRQTIGLGTVPMAVPHTRPITMTAHSNNPELIAEFTPWISEIQVPASASNLLEYRMAQHGHEVVGYTVHVPHYLTQTDYPAAAEALLEQVAKIASLELPLTALTEAAAVIRAKIDEQVEASAEVAQVVTALERQYDAFIDAQENRSLLTRDEDLPSGDELGAEFERFLAQQAEKKRDDDDQV comes from the coding sequence ATGGCTCACGATGAGGACCCGCAGGAGCCGGACTACCAGCCGGGACAGGCCGGCATGTACGAGCTCGAGCTGCCGGCGCCGCAGTTGTCGACGTCGGATGGCCGAGGCCCGGTGCTGGTGCACGCGTTGGAGGGTTTCTCCGACGCCGGTCACGCGATCCGGCTGGCCTCGTCGCACCTGAAGGCGGCTTTGGACACCGAGCTGGTCGCGTCCTTCGCCATCGACGAATTGCTGGACTACCGGTCGCGGCGGCCGCTGATGACGTTCAAGACCGATCACTTCACGAACTATGACGAGCCGGAACTGAGCTTGTACGCGTTGCGTGACACCATCGGTACCCCGTTCCTGCTGCTCGCCGGCATGGAACCGGATCTGAAGTGGGAGCGCTTCATCACCGCGGTGCGCCTGCTGGCCGAGCGTCTGGGCGTGCGGCAGACCATCGGCCTGGGCACGGTCCCGATGGCGGTCCCGCACACGCGGCCCATCACGATGACGGCGCACTCCAACAACCCCGAGCTGATCGCCGAGTTCACGCCGTGGATCTCCGAGATCCAGGTCCCGGCCAGCGCGTCCAATCTGCTGGAGTACCGGATGGCCCAGCACGGTCACGAGGTCGTCGGCTACACCGTGCATGTGCCCCACTACCTGACGCAGACCGACTACCCGGCCGCCGCCGAGGCCCTGCTCGAGCAGGTGGCCAAGATCGCGTCGCTCGAGTTGCCGCTGACGGCGTTGACCGAAGCGGCGGCAGTGATCCGGGCCAAGATCGACGAGCAGGTCGAGGCGAGCGCGGAGGTTGCTCAAGTGGTGACCGCGCTCGAGCGCCAGTACGATGCCTTCATCGACGCTCAGGAGAACAGGTCGTTACTAACTCGGGACGAGGACCTGCCTAGCGGCGACGAGCTTGGCGCAGAGTTCGAGCGATTCCTCGCCCAGCAGGCGGAGAAAAAGCGGGACGACGACGACCAGGTCTGA
- a CDS encoding DUF3039 domain-containing protein codes for MQTQTIERTDTDERVDDGTGSDTPKYFHYVKKDKIAESAVMGNHVVALCGEVFPVTKAAKPGSPVCPDCKRIFDRMKKE; via the coding sequence ATGCAGACCCAGACGATCGAGCGCACCGACACCGACGAACGCGTCGACGACGGGACCGGCAGCGATACGCCGAAGTACTTTCACTACGTCAAGAAGGACAAGATCGCCGAGAGCGCGGTCATGGGCAACCACGTGGTGGCGTTGTGCGGGGAGGTCTTTCCCGTGACCAAGGCGGCCAAGCCCGGCTCGCCGGTCTGCCCGGACTGCAAGCGGATCTTCGACCGCATGAAGAAGGAGTAG
- a CDS encoding alpha/beta fold hydrolase, with amino-acid sequence MSERKRKSTLRPVREVAAPRLEFRTIHGYKRAYRIAGDGPAILLVHGIGDNSTTWNTVQAKLAQRFTVIAPDLLGHGRSDKPRADYSVAAYANGMRDLLSVLDIERVTIVGHSLGGGVAMQFAYQFPHLVERLILVGAGGVTKDVNFVLRWASLPMGSEALALLRLPLVLPAVQIFGRVLGTMLGSTGLGRDLPNMLRILDDLPEPTASAAFSRTLRAVVDWRGQIVTMLDRCYLTEAIPVQIVWGAKDSVVPVGHARMAHAAMPGSRLEIFEGSGHFPFHDDPARFIDVVERFIDSTAPAEYDQAALRALLRTGGGEKAVSGPAPTRVAVLNAMDSDERSAT; translated from the coding sequence ATGAGCGAGCGGAAGCGCAAAAGCACTCTCCGCCCGGTGCGTGAGGTCGCCGCCCCGCGGCTGGAGTTCCGTACCATTCACGGCTACAAGCGGGCCTACCGGATCGCCGGTGACGGGCCGGCGATCCTGCTGGTCCACGGCATCGGTGACAACTCGACGACGTGGAATACCGTGCAGGCCAAGCTCGCCCAGCGGTTCACTGTCATCGCCCCCGACCTGCTGGGCCACGGGCGATCGGACAAACCGCGCGCCGACTACTCGGTCGCCGCCTACGCCAACGGGATGCGCGACCTGCTCAGCGTCCTCGACATCGAGCGGGTGACCATCGTGGGCCACTCGCTGGGCGGCGGGGTGGCCATGCAATTCGCTTACCAGTTCCCGCATTTGGTGGAGCGCCTGATCCTGGTCGGCGCCGGGGGCGTCACCAAGGACGTGAACTTCGTGTTGCGGTGGGCCTCGTTGCCGATGGGCAGTGAGGCCCTCGCGCTGCTGCGACTGCCCCTGGTGCTGCCGGCCGTCCAGATCTTCGGGCGGGTGCTGGGCACGATGCTGGGCAGCACGGGGCTGGGCCGCGACCTGCCCAACATGCTGCGCATCCTCGACGACCTGCCGGAGCCGACGGCCTCGGCGGCCTTCAGCCGCACGTTGCGGGCGGTGGTGGACTGGCGCGGGCAGATCGTCACCATGCTGGACCGCTGCTATTTGACCGAGGCCATCCCCGTGCAGATCGTCTGGGGCGCCAAGGACTCGGTCGTCCCGGTGGGGCATGCGCGGATGGCCCACGCCGCCATGCCCGGCTCCCGCCTGGAGATTTTCGAAGGCTCCGGCCACTTCCCCTTCCACGACGACCCGGCCCGCTTCATCGACGTGGTCGAGCGCTTCATCGACAGCACCGCGCCCGCCGAATACGATCAGGCCGCCCTGCGCGCGTTGTTGCGCACCGGCGGCGGCGAGAAGGCCGTCAGCGGGCCGGCCCCCACCCGCGTCGCCGTGCTGAACGCCATGGATTCCGACGAACGCAGCGCCACCTGA
- a CDS encoding YihY/virulence factor BrkB family protein, with amino-acid sequence MSDQVAKPSRHHIWRLSLRTLSKSWDDSIFSESAQAGFWSALSLPPLLLGMLGSLAYVAPLFGPDTMTAIETSIISAIRSFFSPSVVNEIIEPTIRDVTANARGEVVSVGFLISMWAGSSAISAYVDAVVEAHDQTPLRHPVRQRLFALFLYVVMLVVVVGIAPVLVVGPRKLSEHIPDGLANVLRYGYYPALILGLLVGVVILYRVSLPEPLPTHRLIFGAALATAVFLIATLGLRIYLTWITSTGYTYGALATPIAFLLFAFFGGFAVMLGAELNAAVQEEFPAPKTHAHRLRKWLEARMPVLKRPTGPSPEPAPADNVTL; translated from the coding sequence ATGAGCGATCAAGTCGCAAAACCGTCTCGCCATCACATCTGGCGACTCAGTCTGAGGACCCTCTCGAAAAGCTGGGATGATTCCATCTTTTCCGAGTCGGCCCAGGCGGGTTTCTGGTCGGCACTGTCGCTACCGCCACTGCTGCTGGGGATGCTGGGCAGCCTGGCTTACGTGGCGCCGCTGTTCGGCCCGGACACGATGACGGCGATCGAGACGAGCATCATCTCGGCGATCCGCAGCTTCTTCTCCCCCAGCGTCGTCAACGAGATCATCGAGCCGACCATCCGGGACGTCACCGCGAATGCCCGCGGCGAGGTGGTGTCGGTCGGCTTCCTCATTTCGATGTGGGCGGGATCGTCGGCGATCTCGGCCTACGTCGATGCCGTGGTGGAGGCGCACGACCAGACTCCCCTGCGGCATCCCGTACGGCAGCGGCTCTTTGCCCTGTTCCTCTACGTGGTGATGCTGGTGGTGGTGGTCGGGATCGCACCGGTGCTGGTGGTCGGTCCGCGCAAGTTGAGCGAGCACATCCCGGACGGTCTGGCCAACGTGCTGCGCTACGGGTATTACCCGGCGCTGATCCTCGGACTGCTGGTCGGGGTGGTCATTCTGTACCGGGTGTCGCTGCCCGAACCGCTGCCGACGCACCGGCTGATCTTCGGGGCCGCGCTCGCCACGGCGGTCTTCCTGATCGCCACGCTCGGCCTGCGGATCTACCTCACGTGGATCACCAGCACCGGGTACACGTACGGCGCGCTGGCCACACCGATCGCGTTCCTGTTGTTCGCGTTCTTCGGTGGCTTCGCGGTCATGCTGGGCGCCGAACTCAACGCCGCGGTCCAAGAGGAGTTCCCGGCGCCCAAGACGCACGCCCACCGCCTGCGCAAGTGGCTGGAAGCCCGCATGCCCGTGTTGAAGCGGCCGACGGGTCCCTCGCCGGAGCCGGCACCCGCGGACAACGTGACGCTGTGA
- a CDS encoding DUF3099 domain-containing protein has product MWDSGGMKRDSQLGFDDDGRPVLITAAEPSYEEQHRARVRKYLTLMAFRIPALILAALAYGAWHNGLISLAIVAVSVPLPWMAVLIANDRPPRRSDEPRRFDDAHRRTPLFPTAEHPALEAPPRPQPGWPPGPGGDIIP; this is encoded by the coding sequence GTGTGGGACAGTGGAGGAATGAAGCGCGATTCCCAGCTGGGATTCGACGACGACGGCAGGCCAGTCCTCATCACCGCCGCCGAGCCCTCCTACGAGGAGCAGCACCGCGCACGGGTGCGGAAATACCTGACGCTGATGGCGTTCCGCATCCCGGCGCTCATCCTGGCCGCGCTCGCGTACGGCGCGTGGCACAACGGGCTGATCTCCCTGGCGATCGTGGCGGTGTCGGTGCCCTTGCCGTGGATGGCCGTCCTGATCGCCAACGACCGGCCGCCGCGGCGCTCCGACGAGCCCCGGCGGTTCGATGACGCCCACCGCCGCACCCCGTTGTTCCCGACGGCCGAGCACCCGGCGCTCGAGGCGCCGCCCCGCCCGCAACCGGGCTGGCCCCCGGGCCCGGGCGGCGACATCATCCCCTAG